In Deltaproteobacteria bacterium, the genomic window CTTCGCTCCGAGTCCGGAGACCGCCGCGCGCATTCTTGCCAACCGTCTCTACCAGCAGCTCTCCGACGAGCTCGGCGGCTCGGCGGAGTACATGGCGATGGAGACATTGCACGAATTGATGCACCACACGCGCTATCAACTGCTGGTCGTCGATACGCCGCCGAGCGCCCATGCCCGCGATCTGCTGGCGGCGCCCGCCCGCCTCAGCGACTTGCTCGCCTCACGGGCAGTGACGTTGATCAAGGACCCGGCCTCGTTGCTCGGCAGCGCGGGGTCGGGGGCGGCCCGCGTCGGGCTGTCGGCCCTGCTCAAAGCGCTCGAGCGCTGGACCGGCCTGAGCGTGCTCGACGATCTTGCCGGCTTTGTCTCCGGTTTTGAAAGCATGATCGGCGGCTTTCAAGACCGTGCCGCCGAGGTCGGCCGGCTGCTGCGTGCCGCCAGCACCGCCTTCGTACTGGTGACGACACCCGAGCCCGACGCCGTCGCCACCGCGATCGAATTCCACCGCGAGTTACAGGCCGGCGGCTTTCGCGTCGCGGGCGTGGTCGCCAACCGGGTACTGGCTTTTCCCCGGCGCGAGACCCTCGCCCTCGAGGAAAGCCAATGGCCGCCGGTGCTGTTGCGCAAGCTGCTGGGCAATTACGGGGATCTTAACACCCTGTCGCGGCGCGATCGGCGCACGCTGGCGCAACTGCATGCGGCCACGGGCTTGCCGCTGCTGGCTGCCGTGCCGATGCTGCCGGAGCCGCCGAACTCACTGGCAGCCTTGCACCGCTTCGCCGGCTTTCTGGCCCCGGGTATCGCGGACTAGGGCAGCGCGTACGGTCCGATCGGTGCCCTGGAGACAAACGCGGCGACGCCGAGAGGCGCGGAGGAAGGAGCGTTCCTGCGCTTCTCGGCGCCGCTGCGGCGCAGGGGGGCCTGCTTCAGAAAGCGTAGATCAACTCGGTCGCCACGGTATCCTGACCGCGCAGGCCGCTGTCGCCGTTGGCGATGTTGCGCTCCTCTTTGTCGAAGAAGCGCTTGTCCGATTCGTCGTGGCGGTACTCCGCCCGCAAGGTCAAACCGTCGGTGATCTTGTAGGCGACCGCCGGGGTGACTTCCCAGAAAGTAGCGCCGGGGCCGAAGCCGTCCTCCTGGAAGCCGGTGCGCACGCCATCAGGATCGTCGAAGATCTCGCCGCGCACGGCCACTTGCAGCTCGTCCGTGGCCGCCACCACCACGTAGCCGGCGATGCCCTGCCACATCGAGCTGCCGGCGGCGGGGACGACTGATTTGAAGCCGGTGGGCGCGGGCGTCGAGTCGAGCGCGATGTCGCTCTCGTTGCCGTAGTTGTAATCGATGATGAGCGTGAGCTGCTCGACCGGCTTGATGGTGACCAGCGGCGTAACCATCAGCCGCTTCGACCGGCCGCTGTCGCTTTGCTCGGCCCCGTAGGTTCCCGACAGCGCGAACGAGACCATCGGATGTGGCGTCAGGGTCAGCATCGCGTGGGCGCTCTTACCGTCGTTGTTGTCGACGACGTTGTCCCAGCCGTTCACCACCCCGGCACTGATGCTGCCCAACTCGTTGGGTAAGGTGTAGGTGCCGACGAGGCCGGTGTGAGTGAATGGGATCGAGTTGCCGAACAGTATCCCACTCGAGATGTTGTAGTTCTGATTGTTGTACGCCTTGATGATCTCGGCGCCGTGGAAGGTGACGAACTTGCCCGCTTGGAGGCTGAAGGGGGTGTTGGCGATCGAGTACTTCAGGTAGGCCTGGCGCAGCTCGAAGGAGTTCGAGCTCTCCGAGCTTGAACCGTTGCTCCAGCGGGTGAAGCGGCCGACCACTTCGGCGGTCTTGCCGAAATCGAGATCAACCAGGAAGCCGAGCCCCTCGGGTTTGTTGCGCTGGATGTTGAGGTTCGCTTGGTCGAGGGCGAAGGTGTTGGCGTCTTCATCAAAGACGTGGAGGCGGTTGGCCTTCGAATCGGGCGAGTTGAAGTTGTAGCTGTAGTTACCTGCGACAAAGCCGTGGAACTCGACACCGAGCGCCTCGGCCACGCTACCGCGGCCCTCGCCGATCTTCTTCTCCAGCGTCTCGACCCGCTGCTGCAGGGTCTGCGCGGCCGCCCCACCGGCCCACGCGAACAGCAAGACAGCAGCCATGATCCAAGTCTCTCTTGATACTCTGCGCATTTTCCCCTCCTCCTCGGGTGTTGTGGCTCGAACAAACAACATGCTTCGCCGCCTGGCGGCGCTACGCATCCTTGGCCAGCAACGCGGATGCCAGAGCGGAGTATGAAACCGGTTCGCCACTTCGCCGGGGACATGTCCGGTCGCCGCGCCGCGGCGCCAAGTTGCGCTGCCCATTAATCAGGCGTTGCCGTAAAATCAAGCACGAAAAGATGAGCCTCACGCGGTGGCTCTTCTATTGGCTGGGCGGCCGGGGTATGCAGAGCGGCGGGAGGAGTGAACACATGAAGTTAGACGGGCGGATCGCGCTGATTACCGGAGCGGGCAGTGGCCTCGGACGTGAGATCGCGCGGACTTTTGCACGCGAGGGGGCCAAGGTGGCCATCAACGATGTCAACAAGGAGACCGCGGCTGCAGCCGTGAGGGAGGTCGAGGCGGCGGGCGGAGCGGCCCGCGCCTTCATCGCCGACGTCTCGGACAGCGTCGAAGTGGCGGCGATGTTCGAGCACCTGGTCGATGAATGGGGCACGATCGACATCCTGGTCAACAACGCCGGGGTGGCGGTGATGAGCGACGAGGTGAAGGCGAACTTCGCCGCCAACATCCAGGCGATGCTCAGCGGTACCAAGCCGGCC contains:
- a CDS encoding ArsA family ATPase; the protein is MTASNKTPAAPPSYPLLRKRLLICVGCGGVGKTTVAAALGVAGARSQRRAAVITFDPARRLKDALGIPRLTTEPHPVPLGDHAAALEAMALDTKRTFDAVVRRFAPSPETAARILANRLYQQLSDELGGSAEYMAMETLHELMHHTRYQLLVVDTPPSAHARDLLAAPARLSDLLASRAVTLIKDPASLLGSAGSGAARVGLSALLKALERWTGLSVLDDLAGFVSGFESMIGGFQDRAAEVGRLLRAASTAFVLVTTPEPDAVATAIEFHRELQAGGFRVAGVVANRVLAFPRRETLALEESQWPPVLLRKLLGNYGDLNTLSRRDRRTLAQLHAATGLPLLAAVPMLPEPPNSLAALHRFAGFLAPGIAD
- a CDS encoding porin, with the protein product MAAVLLFAWAGGAAAQTLQQRVETLEKKIGEGRGSVAEALGVEFHGFVAGNYSYNFNSPDSKANRLHVFDEDANTFALDQANLNIQRNKPEGLGFLVDLDFGKTAEVVGRFTRWSNGSSSESSNSFELRQAYLKYSIANTPFSLQAGKFVTFHGAEIIKAYNNQNYNISSGILFGNSIPFTHTGLVGTYTLPNELGSISAGVVNGWDNVVDNNDGKSAHAMLTLTPHPMVSFALSGTYGAEQSDSGRSKRLMVTPLVTIKPVEQLTLIIDYNYGNESDIALDSTPAPTGFKSVVPAAGSSMWQGIAGYVVVAATDELQVAVRGEIFDDPDGVRTGFQEDGFGPGATFWEVTPAVAYKITDGLTLRAEYRHDESDKRFFDKEERNIANGDSGLRGQDTVATELIYAF